CGTTCGCACTAGGCAGCCCCTTTATTGTATCCTTAGCTACTCCGACAATTCCAAAATCACTAAGTTTTGAGGCTAAATCAAGTCCTTTATTGGCTACTATCTTTGCGGGTTCTTTTAGCACTTTTGCACCAGCACCCACTCCCATTAGTGCGCCGCCCGCCGCCAAATCATCGCTAGCGCCCTCTAACGCACGCATTAAAAGAGCTTGCGGGTCTATTTTTTCATTTATATTCTCAGCTCTATTTGCATAGTCTATACCAGCTCCCGCACCAGAGCCAAGCGCACTTGATAGCATTTTTACAGGGACGCCGCCCGGCAATAATGCACCGGCAGCCCCTCCCATTATTTCGCCCTTGTTTGCCGATATTTGATTTGTAAAATTTGGTGTAGCATCTAGCGTGTGTATTTGTCCGTTTTCACCGGTTTTACCAAAGTATATTTTATCGCCCTCTATTATTGCACCTAAATCATACCCACGATCTTTGGCTAGCTTATCATAGGTTTGTGCTAGCCTCTCATTGTTTGCCGCCCTACTCTCATCACTTTGTGCTAGTGTTTTTATAAGCCCTTGGGTGTTTTGTGCTCTTGCAATGTCGCTTTTTATCTTATCGGCATCGCTAGCCCCCGTGCCATAGTCGCCAAATACGCTATCTTCCCATATTGAATTAGCCGTGCGTTTCACGCCTTTGCCAAAACTTTTTACGCCCTCGCCAAAGTCTTTTGCAACCGCTATTGCATTTTCTACAAAGCCGTCCGGTGCCTTAGGTTTATTACTGACGATTGGCGCACTTGGTATAGGTTTGCCGTCTATGCCTAAATTTTGACTTTTAAAGTATTCTTTTTTAGCATACTCTTTTATTTGCAAAGGGGTTAGCCCTTGGCTTGTTAGCTCATTTATTTTATCTTGCCCTAAAAAACTTCTTGCGTTCATTACCAATCCTCATCTAGCGGATTTATACCACCGCTGTAATATCCACCATTCTCGTCCATTTGGTCGTGAAAACTCTGTGTTTGTGTTTGCTGTTGCGCTCTTTTTTTAAATTGCTCTTCTACCGAAGATGTTTTTTGCCCCGTATCGGCTCTTTTTTGTAAAAACGGCGTTATCTCTTTTGGTAGTCGCTCTATTAGTTCGTTTTTTTGCTCCTCTAATAGCTTAACCCCACTATAATTTCCCTGTGCTTCTAACATTTTTATAACTTCATTGTATGCACTTAGCTGATTGTCTATGCGTGAAGCCACCCCAGATAAAGTAGTGCTAAACAGCGTATTTACAGGAGTTATTTGTTTTAATGCGCTTATCTTGGCTTGATTGCCCCCGCCCTTTGTGTATGCCCTCTCCATATCGGCGATCGCTTCAGCGTCGGCATAAAGCCCGGCTATGGCATCACTATTTAAACCCAATGCTTTCCCAAGTGGAGCGGTAAGGTTATCAATGCCACCGCTTATTTGGCTCTCGTTTGCAACCAAATCATTAGCGTAAGGCACATATCTATCGAGTAGAGTTTTAGCATTATTTAGCCTATTTTGAGTGCCAACGGGCAAATTTTTAAGTGGATTGGCTTGCAGTTCTTGCGCCGCTTTTGCCTCCGCCTCTCTCATTTTCACCGCATTAGGATTTAAAAATGCCTCCTGATATGCGCTTATAACTTGCGGTGAAGCATTTTCTAGCTCTTTTGGCAAAACTCCGCCCATTTGATTAAATAGCATAGTTCTATTTAACGCCTCTTGCGCCGCTTTTGCCTGTACCTCTTGCTGACGCCTTAAATTTTCGTTCTGCTGAGACTGTAAAATCTGATTTTTATACCACTGGTTAAACGCTCTATTCTCGTTTTGAGCTTGTATCTGTGCGTTTAGCTGCTGCTGTTTTAGCGCGTAGTCTCTAGCGTCGGCTTCTTGCTTAAATTTAAATTCCCTCTCGCTATTTTCTTGCTGTGTCTTTCTCCACGCCTCAGTAGCATTTAGCACATTGGCGTTATGTGTTTCTTGTGCCTTATTCGAGCGCTCTTGCTCGTCTAGTTTCATCTGATTTTGATTTTTCTCGACATTTGTCTTATAAATATCCCAAAGGGAGCGACCTACCGCCCCCACCGCGTCTATCATATTTGTGTTGTAATTAAAGGCTACACGATTTGGGTTAAAATACGCCATCTTTAAATCCTGCTATAGCTTGATTTATTCCAAGCGTCGTATAAATTTTGCTCGGCTCTGTTTTGCCTGTCTATCTCTCTTTGAGATAGCATTTTGTTAAAGTTATAAGCGTCCTCTTGTATTTTTAGAGCCTTTTTAGCCTGTTTTTGCTGATTATACGCACCATAAAGCGCCCCGCCTGTTCCTGTTGCTGTTAGCCAGTTTGTGGTGCCTGCTTTGTCAGTATTTCCTAGCCAATCCCATACGGTGTTGCCTGCTTTTTTTAAAAACTCAAAAAAATCCATCTTGTCTCCTTTATACTAGCCCTGCCGATTTTAATATTTGTGCTCCGATTTCAACATCATCTACCTCTTCGCCGTTTTTGAGCTTATCAAACACACCTAGCTCCCCACCTGCTTTATCCGCACCTAATATCGGGTCAGGCTCCGAGGTTGGCTTTGCTACATTTATCATCGCCATCGCTACTGCTTTCCAGCCGTTGTAGTCCTCGCCAAGCAAATTTAAAAAGCCATTTTTCTCAGCCCACTCTCCTAGCTCCTCAGCCTTTATGGTAGGAAAGTCTTTATTAAATGTGTCAAGATTTTTATTAAAGATCTCTTGTCTTCTGGCCATCTCTTGCGCTTGCGCTTGTTGCTGTTGTAAAGCATTTAGTTGCTCCCTCATCTGATTTATATCAGTTAGCCCTAGTTGCTCGAGTAAAGTTTGCATCTCGGGTGATAAAGCTTGAGCTTGCGTCTTAACCTGTGCTTCTTGCTCAGCCTTAGCTTGTTCCGCCTTTTTAGCCTCTATACCAGCCATTGCATTTGCTATCATTGATTGCAGGCTTTGAGCTGTTATGCTTTGGTTGGCACTTGCGCCGTCATTGTTTGCAGCCTCAGCGCCGTTTGGCTCGCCTGCGCCCTCGCTAGGCACAGCAACTGTATTATCTGCCATCTCCTCGCCACCCTCTACATCGCCTAATAAACTTAATATTGCCTCTTGTTCTGTCATCTTTTACTCCTCATTTAGATTTTCGTTGTCATTGCCAGCGTAGCTCTCAAAGAAATTTATAAAACTCTCCACCAGCTTCGCACTCTCTATCGCTCTTATTCTTTTTTCATTTTCTAGTTTCTCGTTTTGTGCTGAGTGCATAAATTCAGCATACATAGCGCTCATTAGCACCAAAAAATCTAAAAACGCTCTATTGCTTAAAAGCCCTATTAGCTCCTTATTCTGCCCCATCTTGTCTATTTTGGCCATAAACAGCTCTCTTTGTATATCTCTTAACACTTTTTCTCCTTTAAATTTGATTTTACACGCATAATAGCTTTTGCTCTAATTTGTTTGTTTCACCTATGTATTCGCTTGCGTTTTTGATGCCATAAAGCGGTAGAAGCTCTAAGAGTAGTTTTTTACTAGCCTCTTTCATCATGATAGCCCCCTCTTGGTCTCCTATTTGTAGGCACATGCCAAATTGAGCATTTATGAGACCGCCCACATCCATTAGTGATTTCTTTTGCACCTCTTTATTTAGCGCGCCGATGCCTGTATTTAGGTTTACCCTAAAGCTTGGCACTTCGCCCCTGTTAAAGCCAGCGAAAAATATCGGGTCGCCATACTTCCACACCAAAAACGCCAACCGCTCAAATATTGGTTCAAAGAAGGTTTCATTAAAGGTCCTTATGTAGCCTTGCAATCTTACGCTTCCCTCGTTTGCCATTATTGAAGCCATTGTCGCCGTTTCTTTTCGCACTGTTGTAGCTCCGTTTTGTTGAGGACTTACGCCACTTACCTCGCTCATCTCATTTTCAATTACTTGTAGGCTAGCCATTGCTCCGCTTATGTCGCCTGTTGGCAAAGGCACTATACGAGACGGCTCGTCAGCATAGATTGGCGCTCCGACACGCTCCAAATCAACTCTACTTACTTGCATACTTTTTGGCACGATTAGCTTCCGTGCCGTTTGTTCTCTTATCACGTCAATGATTGAGTTTCTAGTTACGTTTATCTCGTCTTGCAAAGGCATCATCGAAGCAAGCGCCGGCTCACCGTAAGCGCAAACATAATCATCCTCGTCCATCGCTTTTACTTGCGGCAGCATATATCCAAAGACAAAAGGCTGTCCGTCTTTTAGCTCCACTTTGTCCCTTAGAAGCGAGCTTTCAAATAGCGTGCTTACATACCATTTACCGCTCGTCTTTTCGTAGATTTCATAAAGCTCAAAACGCTCATACTCTTTGGCTTCGTAAAAGCGCTCGTCTGCTTCTATCTTGAAAATTTTGGCTTTCGCGTATCTTTTGATGTCCTCTTTTGTGAGGTAGATTTTATGCACGATGTAGTTTATGTTGTCTATGTTCTTTGCCATAGGGTCAAAAAATATCTCATCAATAGCCACCTCGTCGATAGCCACCCTCTCGCCACTCCAATACACCTTTACGATACACGTCGGACTGAACGAAGCTTTTAAAAAGATAGGCGCAAAGACCTTGTATAGATTGACGAAAGTAGTGTAGTGGTCTATCGCCTCTTGCCACTTATCTATGACATCATTTGTTGAGTTTATGTAGGGTTCAAGCTTTGCAAATTTGTCATTGTTGAAATATGTCTCAGTGAGCCCATCGTAAATCCTCTTAGCTTTTGAGTTTAGCTTCGGTATGAAATTTCTTGATTTGTTTCTATCCTTTAGGCTTTGAAGCTGCATTTCTTCCAAAAACAGCAAATACGCACTATTTAGCTTCACAAACGCTGGGCGATACTTCTCAAAGCCATTTACCGCGAGCTGCTTTAGTTCCTCAAGATAAGCCACTCTATCTTCATTCATTTTCACCCCTTAGCCGATAATATGTAGATTTGCTAATATTTAAAAGTTTCTCAATTTTTTTACATTTTACCCCTCGCTTGATTAACTCTTTTGCCAGTCTTGTTTTATGCGCCTTTGTTGGCATTTGCTTTACCCCTTTCGTTAGCTCGCATATCAAAACCATCACGCTTAGCTTTATCGCCTCATCATCAAGTTTCGCGATAGCCCTTATCGTTTCAGGTTCTATTCGCGCATAAATATACTCAATCTGCGGTGTCAAATCCACCCTAATTTGGGAATTTTTACCATCCGCTATCATATTCATCCGCTCTTGAAGTGATTATTTTTGGCAAAACCGGGTCAAAATAAGTAAGCGCCAAAGCGTCCGCCAGGTCTGGGCTCACCCCGAATTCTTTCTTAATTGTTTCTTTTGGCAATATTGCGTATCTATCCTTTTTGTCGTAGATATACTCTATCATTTGCAACTGTTTTTTGAGCTTTTCGTTTGCTGGTATTGAGAGTAGATGAAATTTGTCTCGCAGTGTGAAAAACATCTCAGCTCTTTTGTTTGGGTATTTGCGCTCATCGCTTGCCTTGAAGCTAGCCTTTGCCTCTCGCACTATCCCGCTTAGCCCCAGATCGCAAAGTGTGTCGTAAGTGCCGGCGCCTATTCCTACGGTGTCAATGAAAATCGCGTCGGGCTTTGTTTCGCTTCTTTCGTATTCGCCCATTACCACCCTTGCCAGCTCGGTTACGCTATTTACGCGGTATTCTTTCATCTCCTCTATGTGGTTGCCTGCTCTTTTGCAAAGCACGCTTTCATCATCGCCCTCGCGTGCTACATCTAGCCCCCACACTATGACGCCTTGCGGCTCGTGTATGTGCGGCGCACCAAACGCCCTTTCTATCATCGCAAGCGTGAAAAGCGCGTTTGTCGTAGTGTCAAGAAACTCGCCGTATATCTCTTGGCGGACTACATCGCTCTCCGCTCCGCCAAGCTCGGCGATAAGCTCGTCTATCTCGTCTTTTCTAAGCAGTGGATTTTCAAAGCTAGAGATTTGATAATTCACCCAATCTTTCTCGTTTCTCATTCCCCTCATTGCCAAATCATAAAAGCGGTTTTTGCCCTTTGGCACACCGCCGATAAAGGCTCTTGATGTTGGATAGTCAAGTAGCATAGGGCGGATTGCGTTGTCCCAAAGATAGGAGTTTTTCAAGATTATGCCAGCCTCATTCAAAATCACGATGTCATAGCCAAACCCCTCTATGTTTTGCGGTATTTCAGCCGAACGCATATCAAGCCAAGCTCCGTTGATGTTGAGTTGCTTGTCTTGGTAGTTGAATTTCCACATACTAGGTGGCAGCTTCTTAAGTTCAGGCAAGAAGTAGCGCTCATAGTAGCGCTTCAAGTTTGTGTTGATTGTATCCACCCAAAGTATCTTTTTGCCCTCTAGCAGCCACTCTATGCAAGCGTTAGCAATGCCCTTGGTAAAGCCCACGCGCCGCCCTTTTTCTATCGTGGTAAATCTTGCTTTGTTTTTAAAAAATATCTCTCTTTGCCAGTCGGAATATTTAAGACTTAGATTAATCTCACTCATCAACTAGCCCTTTGCGCTCTATAACTATCTTTGTATTTGTTTGCTGCGCATTTGTGTTATTTATAAGTGTGCTCGGCTCTTTGCCGCATACTACGTCTTTATTCCTTGCGGTTATACGGCTATGCGCTTCAACGTCGGCTAAATCCTCTGCGTATTCTAAAAGCTCGTCCGCTTTCTTTTGATTTGCTAGGGCTCTATTTTGAAAAAAGATTAGGTGTTTAGTCTGCTCTTTCACTATTTCGTGAAAGGCTTTCACTTCTGTTTCACTTTGTGTTGATAACGCCGTATTTATGGCTACTTGCTGTTTCACTAATTCTGAATTTTCTTGCGATACGTCTTTGCATATCTTAAACACGGCACCTATACTTACTTCATATTTTATAGATAAGCTCTTTTTGCTAGCGCCTGATTTATATTCGGCTCTTATTTGATCTTTTATTTGTTCTGTTATCTTAGCCACGCTTCATCTCGCTCTTTATAAAATCTATCGCTTCGCCTGCGCCGTAACATACCTTAGCTTTAGCGTAGTCGTAGCAGTTGATGGTGCCTATCCAGTCCTCTTGCTCGTTGCTTACCCTGCTTAGGCTTTTTTTAGCGCGCTTCATCTCGACACAAACCAGCCCGCTAGGTAAAAGTATCAGCATATCGGGAAATCCCGCACTTGTCCCCATCGCTTTTAATTTCTTTTTATATTGCACGCTTGCCACTCTTTCGTTTGCTACGTGCGTAAAGGGTATTTTTTGAATTCTTAACCACGTAGCAAAGGCTATTACTTCTTGATCTTCTAACGGCACTGCTCCGCTTGCTTTGAGGTGTGCCACTGTTTGTTCGTATCTTGGCATCATAGCTCCAAACTCCCCTGTTTATTGTCTATCTCCTGCTTGCGTAGTTTTATCTCCAGCTTATGGGCTATCCCGCCTATCTCATTGATCGTTGTGAGTGCTTTAGCTTGGATGTTCTCGCTCGCCCTTTTATTGTTCTCATCCACAAAATAAATTTCAGGGCTGATCGGGT
This is a stretch of genomic DNA from Campylobacter sp. RM6914. It encodes these proteins:
- a CDS encoding DUF4670 domain-containing protein — its product is MAYFNPNRVAFNYNTNMIDAVGAVGRSLWDIYKTNVEKNQNQMKLDEQERSNKAQETHNANVLNATEAWRKTQQENSEREFKFKQEADARDYALKQQQLNAQIQAQNENRAFNQWYKNQILQSQQNENLRRQQEVQAKAAQEALNRTMLFNQMGGVLPKELENASPQVISAYQEAFLNPNAVKMREAEAKAAQELQANPLKNLPVGTQNRLNNAKTLLDRYVPYANDLVANESQISGGIDNLTAPLGKALGLNSDAIAGLYADAEAIADMERAYTKGGGNQAKISALKQITPVNTLFSTTLSGVASRIDNQLSAYNEVIKMLEAQGNYSGVKLLEEQKNELIERLPKEITPFLQKRADTGQKTSSVEEQFKKRAQQQTQTQSFHDQMDENGGYYSGGINPLDEDW
- a CDS encoding HIT family hydrolase, producing MTEQEAILSLLGDVEGGEEMADNTVAVPSEGAGEPNGAEAANNDGASANQSITAQSLQSMIANAMAGIEAKKAEQAKAEQEAQVKTQAQALSPEMQTLLEQLGLTDINQMREQLNALQQQQAQAQEMARRQEIFNKNLDTFNKDFPTIKAEELGEWAEKNGFLNLLGEDYNGWKAVAMAMINVAKPTSEPDPILGADKAGGELGVFDKLKNGEEVDDVEIGAQILKSAGLV
- a CDS encoding portal protein: MNEDRVAYLEELKQLAVNGFEKYRPAFVKLNSAYLLFLEEMQLQSLKDRNKSRNFIPKLNSKAKRIYDGLTETYFNNDKFAKLEPYINSTNDVIDKWQEAIDHYTTFVNLYKVFAPIFLKASFSPTCIVKVYWSGERVAIDEVAIDEIFFDPMAKNIDNINYIVHKIYLTKEDIKRYAKAKIFKIEADERFYEAKEYERFELYEIYEKTSGKWYVSTLFESSLLRDKVELKDGQPFVFGYMLPQVKAMDEDDYVCAYGEPALASMMPLQDEINVTRNSIIDVIREQTARKLIVPKSMQVSRVDLERVGAPIYADEPSRIVPLPTGDISGAMASLQVIENEMSEVSGVSPQQNGATTVRKETATMASIMANEGSVRLQGYIRTFNETFFEPIFERLAFLVWKYGDPIFFAGFNRGEVPSFRVNLNTGIGALNKEVQKKSLMDVGGLINAQFGMCLQIGDQEGAIMMKEASKKLLLELLPLYGIKNASEYIGETNKLEQKLLCV
- a CDS encoding resolvase, producing the protein MNMIADGKNSQIRVDLTPQIEYIYARIEPETIRAIAKLDDEAIKLSVMVLICELTKGVKQMPTKAHKTRLAKELIKRGVKCKKIEKLLNISKSTYYRLRGENE
- a CDS encoding terminase large subunit domain-containing protein: MSEINLSLKYSDWQREIFFKNKARFTTIEKGRRVGFTKGIANACIEWLLEGKKILWVDTINTNLKRYYERYFLPELKKLPPSMWKFNYQDKQLNINGAWLDMRSAEIPQNIEGFGYDIVILNEAGIILKNSYLWDNAIRPMLLDYPTSRAFIGGVPKGKNRFYDLAMRGMRNEKDWVNYQISSFENPLLRKDEIDELIAELGGAESDVVRQEIYGEFLDTTTNALFTLAMIERAFGAPHIHEPQGVIVWGLDVAREGDDESVLCKRAGNHIEEMKEYRVNSVTELARVVMGEYERSETKPDAIFIDTVGIGAGTYDTLCDLGLSGIVREAKASFKASDERKYPNKRAEMFFTLRDKFHLLSIPANEKLKKQLQMIEYIYDKKDRYAILPKETIKKEFGVSPDLADALALTYFDPVLPKIITSRADEYDSGW
- a CDS encoding VRR-NUC domain-containing protein, giving the protein MPRYEQTVAHLKASGAVPLEDQEVIAFATWLRIQKIPFTHVANERVASVQYKKKLKAMGTSAGFPDMLILLPSGLVCVEMKRAKKSLSRVSNEQEDWIGTINCYDYAKAKVCYGAGEAIDFIKSEMKRG